From Deferrisoma camini S3R1, the proteins below share one genomic window:
- a CDS encoding TlpA family protein disulfide reductase, with translation MRFLCTILVALLCFAQPALALFGAGKKPQPGSDAPTFNAPLLQGGDFDLAPYIGTNAILLDFWSIYCVSCIQEMPHLVDIYNRYRDQGLVAVGVDLDSFGTRRVKKFVKGLEFKVTYPIVIDKRREVAAKYGVSVLPTTVVIGKDGKVIFYHVGYSPGDEEEIEQKVKEALGAGQ, from the coding sequence TTGCGGTTTCTCTGCACGATCCTCGTCGCGCTGCTCTGTTTCGCCCAACCCGCCCTGGCCCTGTTCGGTGCGGGCAAGAAACCCCAACCCGGCTCGGACGCCCCCACGTTCAACGCCCCCCTTCTGCAGGGCGGAGACTTCGACCTCGCCCCCTATATCGGCACCAACGCGATCCTTCTCGACTTCTGGTCCATCTACTGCGTCTCGTGCATCCAGGAGATGCCGCACCTGGTGGACATCTACAACCGGTACAGGGATCAGGGGCTGGTGGCCGTGGGGGTGGACCTGGACAGCTTCGGAACCCGACGGGTCAAGAAGTTCGTGAAGGGGCTCGAGTTCAAGGTGACCTATCCGATCGTGATCGACAAACGCCGGGAGGTCGCGGCCAAGTACGGCGTGAGCGTGCTGCCCACCACCGTGGTGATCGGCAAGGACGGCAAGGTGATCTTCTACCACGTGGGGTACTCGCCCGGCGACGAGGAAGAGATCGAACAGAAGGTGAAGGAGGCCCTGGGCGCAGGGCAGTGA
- a CDS encoding WD40/YVTN/BNR-like repeat-containing protein, with the protein MESESFVVEGRRVEAFAAVAVDDGDCNRLLVAGPWSTSQDRVFSTADGGTTWSDRGAQAPVTRLVPLGGGGFALGTQAGEIVRVSVPGPGATLLYRHPEGVGVADMVLAGAGLIATFGGDGLRVVDPDGAEPTREMTNFALGQDPGFAEAVAADPDVPGRILYFVSDVTPTLYELDASGPVAAPSPLELPEPGLEVVSLLVDAGGEWLGTNEAGVFWRPAGSAEFVHASVGLRAFDVADFAFDPTGSGALLAGGAAERGSGNGTVARWDPAVGQWVRWSGNGLPAGSGRGVAYRGGEAWALIDALGLYRWAPGAGSWEDRSAGFAATSDRRSIGSFLFHPAEPDRLLAGASPSLFLGTAGGLEWARVEGLPETSQQPWAVTAVPVQEGIRLLAGGGNGLSGWIYASDDGGESWVLLKDAIPPVLCLAASQRGTGRVLAGTAEGLWSSDDGGESWLRVDDVPEGFPVSAVAVSDSDEEGLAAFVQDKGVFVSTDRGASWAGVPDEGCLSDDGSMPSVRRLRFEPGGVRLVAALRHRGLWFVDLLPPSEVPVGRISVVSVESSGEVVLGLETVGRVEAVLLSSDMVNWREEAVAGELAYSVSGGGVRPVYVRLRGPSGRESATYQVVVQVPAVPPPGGGEPPGDGTEPPPGGGGAGASSPGGGGGGGGGCFLRALGGEW; encoded by the coding sequence GTGGAGTCCGAGTCGTTCGTGGTGGAGGGCCGGCGCGTCGAGGCGTTCGCCGCCGTGGCGGTGGACGATGGTGACTGCAACCGGCTCCTCGTGGCCGGGCCATGGTCCACCTCTCAGGACCGGGTGTTCTCCACGGCGGACGGGGGCACCACTTGGAGCGACCGGGGCGCTCAAGCTCCGGTGACGAGGCTCGTTCCTTTGGGGGGGGGTGGTTTTGCGTTAGGCACCCAGGCCGGCGAGATCGTTCGCGTCTCGGTCCCCGGACCGGGGGCAACGCTGCTGTACCGCCACCCGGAAGGGGTCGGCGTGGCCGACATGGTCCTTGCCGGGGCCGGACTGATCGCCACTTTCGGGGGAGACGGTCTGAGGGTGGTCGATCCCGACGGGGCAGAACCCACCCGCGAGATGACGAATTTTGCCCTCGGTCAAGACCCTGGGTTCGCGGAGGCTGTGGCGGCCGACCCGGACGTGCCGGGCCGGATCCTGTATTTCGTCAGCGACGTGACCCCCACGCTGTACGAGTTGGACGCCTCCGGCCCGGTAGCGGCCCCGTCCCCGTTGGAGTTGCCGGAGCCGGGCTTGGAGGTGGTTTCGCTTCTGGTGGACGCGGGGGGCGAGTGGCTTGGCACGAACGAGGCAGGCGTGTTCTGGCGCCCCGCCGGTTCGGCCGAGTTCGTCCACGCGAGCGTGGGGCTGCGGGCCTTTGACGTGGCGGACTTCGCCTTCGATCCCACGGGGAGCGGTGCCTTGCTCGCCGGAGGAGCCGCAGAGCGGGGGTCCGGCAACGGTACCGTGGCCCGATGGGACCCTGCGGTGGGGCAGTGGGTACGATGGTCGGGCAACGGCCTTCCCGCCGGGTCGGGTAGAGGGGTGGCCTACCGCGGGGGGGAGGCCTGGGCGCTCATCGACGCCTTGGGCTTGTACCGGTGGGCCCCGGGGGCCGGTTCCTGGGAGGACCGCTCGGCCGGATTTGCGGCGACCAGTGACCGGCGGTCGATAGGGTCGTTCTTGTTCCATCCGGCGGAACCCGACCGGCTCCTGGCAGGGGCGAGCCCCAGCCTTTTCCTGGGAACCGCGGGGGGGCTCGAATGGGCTCGGGTGGAGGGACTCCCGGAGACTAGCCAGCAGCCGTGGGCGGTCACAGCAGTTCCGGTTCAAGAGGGAATCCGGCTATTGGCCGGCGGCGGCAACGGCCTATCTGGGTGGATCTACGCGTCCGATGACGGGGGGGAAAGCTGGGTCCTGCTGAAGGATGCAATCCCGCCCGTTCTGTGCCTGGCCGCCTCGCAGCGCGGGACCGGCCGGGTGCTGGCCGGAACGGCAGAGGGGCTGTGGTCCTCTGACGACGGAGGTGAGTCCTGGCTTCGGGTGGATGACGTGCCCGAGGGGTTCCCGGTGAGTGCCGTGGCGGTGTCGGACTCGGACGAGGAGGGCTTGGCCGCGTTCGTTCAGGACAAGGGCGTGTTCGTGAGCACGGACCGAGGGGCGAGTTGGGCCGGTGTCCCGGACGAGGGGTGCCTGAGCGATGACGGGTCGATGCCCTCGGTCCGCCGGCTTCGGTTTGAGCCGGGCGGGGTCCGGCTCGTGGCGGCGCTCCGACACCGGGGACTATGGTTCGTGGATCTGCTCCCCCCATCGGAAGTGCCGGTAGGGCGCATCTCGGTGGTTTCGGTCGAATCCTCTGGGGAGGTGGTTCTCGGGCTGGAGACCGTCGGGCGAGTGGAGGCGGTGCTCCTGAGTTCCGACATGGTGAACTGGAGAGAGGAGGCCGTCGCTGGGGAGCTGGCCTACTCGGTCTCGGGTGGTGGGGTGCGGCCGGTGTACGTGCGATTGCGTGGGCCGTCGGGGCGCGAGTCCGCCACGTATCAGGTGGTCGTTCAGGTCCCAGCCGTGCCTCCCCCCGGAGGCGGTGAGCCGCCCGGGGATGGCACGGAACCCCCGCCCGGGGGGGGAGGGGCGGGCGCTTCGTCGCCCGGCGGTGGCGGCGGTGGAGGTGGAGGGTGCTTCCTGCGCGCACTGGGAGGGGAGTGGTGA
- a CDS encoding cytochrome c3 family protein — translation MDNGFTGGGVCAECHVPHGAQDQRLWARVGNTGYTTYPARLCMDCHDGTLPTGGGWDSVTGVVPPPYPHTTDTKYDNCSTCHDHKKSFVIPNDDCLVCHTTSANGGLFDDTTEASFEVDRFFNGIGAVNDSTILSQHNIRYQVDGDFNTPEDASLNECKKCHGNGTKHPSDAAFLVYPDDRTATGKVAGDPVARSGDYSAYQDFCLSCHDGVDEGAANASFQQFNGPVPAGQVGPSDRSDPSTQQTAAPWVVPAVPPKDVNAGAPYTNAPPFFDYYETNGHGYATSIEGNQMDVTCLAGGAGQGCHNPHGTKNRFLIDGLFGAGVDTATEFAMSVCFGCHMEADLGDPNNSILAKNFFHGSWTGSTEPLHANAGVGISQWREYTSGFMDIANPFSDPNGAGTPPDAYAESGILPFYNGTSGAIEQRVYGPTLGSSWVMCLTCHDPHGTATTHWDYKGGVAPNPPSATENTQAMLRKFPTSWDYLDPLCSECHSH, via the coding sequence GTGGACAACGGATTCACGGGCGGCGGGGTGTGCGCCGAGTGCCACGTGCCCCACGGAGCGCAGGATCAGCGGCTGTGGGCGCGCGTGGGAAACACGGGGTACACGACGTATCCCGCGCGGCTGTGCATGGACTGCCACGACGGCACCCTGCCCACCGGGGGCGGTTGGGACTCGGTGACCGGGGTGGTGCCTCCTCCCTATCCTCACACCACCGACACCAAGTACGACAACTGCAGCACCTGCCACGATCACAAGAAGTCGTTCGTCATCCCCAACGACGACTGCCTGGTGTGCCACACCACCTCGGCCAACGGCGGGCTGTTCGACGACACCACCGAGGCGAGCTTCGAGGTCGACCGGTTCTTCAACGGCATCGGGGCCGTGAACGACTCCACCATCCTGAGTCAGCACAACATCCGTTACCAGGTGGACGGCGACTTCAACACGCCGGAGGACGCCAGCCTGAACGAGTGCAAGAAGTGCCACGGCAACGGGACCAAGCACCCCAGTGACGCCGCCTTTCTCGTGTATCCAGACGACCGCACGGCCACCGGGAAGGTGGCGGGGGATCCGGTGGCCCGCTCCGGCGATTACTCGGCGTATCAGGATTTCTGCCTGTCGTGCCACGACGGGGTGGACGAGGGTGCGGCCAACGCCTCGTTCCAGCAGTTCAACGGGCCGGTGCCCGCGGGCCAGGTCGGCCCTTCGGACCGGTCCGATCCGTCCACCCAGCAGACAGCGGCGCCCTGGGTCGTGCCTGCCGTGCCGCCGAAGGACGTCAACGCGGGGGCCCCCTACACGAACGCACCGCCCTTTTTCGACTACTACGAGACCAACGGTCACGGCTACGCCACGAGCATCGAGGGCAACCAGATGGACGTCACCTGCTTGGCCGGCGGCGCGGGGCAAGGATGCCACAACCCCCACGGAACCAAGAACCGGTTCTTGATCGACGGGCTGTTCGGGGCGGGGGTCGACACCGCCACCGAGTTCGCGATGAGCGTCTGTTTCGGGTGCCACATGGAGGCGGATCTGGGGGACCCGAACAACTCCATTCTGGCGAAGAATTTCTTCCACGGCAGCTGGACGGGGAGCACCGAGCCGCTCCACGCGAACGCGGGCGTGGGCATAAGCCAGTGGAGGGAGTACACCTCGGGGTTCATGGACATCGCAAACCCGTTCAGCGACCCCAACGGCGCGGGCACCCCGCCGGACGCGTACGCGGAGTCGGGGATCCTCCCGTTCTACAACGGGACGAGCGGTGCGATCGAGCAGCGGGTGTACGGGCCGACCCTGGGCTCCAGCTGGGTCATGTGCCTCACCTGCCACGATCCCCACGGGACGGCGACCACGCACTGGGACTACAAGGGGGGAGTCGCACCGAATCCCCCGTCGGCCACGGAAAACACCCAGGCCATGCTCCGGAAGTTCCCCACGAGCTGGGATTATCTGGATCCGCTGTGCAGCGAGTGCCACAGCCACTGA
- a CDS encoding TlpA family protein disulfide reductase: protein MKRSLISLVIAAVLAATVAPLTPAAAAEATALKGKKVDSNGLLAVGSEALPFTLKDLDGNTVSLEQFRGRKAVLLTFWSFFCGPCREEIPLLDQILKKYQDQGFEMLAINLDGPKLAKAVRRYVDSNGFSFRVLWEEIEGVNYKTADAYGVAGTPSLVLVGKGGKVLWTHVGREEPEKIEAVIRKALGKG, encoded by the coding sequence ATGAAGCGTTCCTTGATTTCTCTGGTGATCGCGGCCGTGCTGGCCGCCACGGTCGCTCCCCTGACCCCTGCGGCCGCCGCTGAGGCCACGGCCCTGAAAGGGAAGAAGGTGGACTCCAACGGCCTGCTGGCGGTGGGGTCCGAGGCGTTGCCGTTCACGCTGAAGGATCTGGACGGCAACACGGTGAGCCTGGAGCAGTTCCGAGGCCGGAAGGCGGTGCTCCTCACCTTCTGGTCGTTCTTCTGCGGCCCGTGCCGCGAAGAGATCCCCCTGCTGGACCAGATCCTGAAAAAGTACCAGGATCAGGGCTTCGAGATGTTGGCCATCAACCTCGACGGCCCCAAGCTCGCCAAGGCGGTCCGCCGGTACGTGGACTCCAACGGCTTCTCGTTCCGCGTGCTGTGGGAGGAGATCGAGGGGGTGAACTACAAGACGGCCGACGCCTACGGCGTCGCCGGCACCCCGAGCCTGGTGCTGGTGGGCAAGGGGGGCAAGGTGCTGTGGACCCACGTGGGTCGGGAGGAGCCGGAGAAGATCGAGGCCGTCATCCGTAAGGCCCTCGGCAAGGGCTGA
- a CDS encoding response regulator yields the protein MSDTILYVEDEPGLVRLAEAVFRKIGFGGRIVPAGSLAEARRALARIREGGALPKLVVTDLGLPDGSGLELVRQIKEDPSLRAVPVVVLSGSASPETVTEAYALGANAFLSKTPAAGDLLSAMEGLVRCWLREVELPSPRIGDRIQWDLTRAVGYETRVAQIYLELARRLRADPAALRFWLDLALAEGNHANLLRFFESLVEACDAPAPVLDRLEDQLAQVETCVAGIEMGLGARPEMDRDGALEITLRIEECPSEELILAGLGILLPWAPAAVATLAESLADHAAHIADGVRRLTRRQDLWARAQAFLTRARTVRDRFATGLTDAPPAP from the coding sequence ATGAGCGACACGATCCTGTACGTGGAGGACGAGCCCGGTCTCGTCCGGCTGGCCGAGGCGGTGTTTCGGAAGATCGGTTTCGGGGGGCGCATCGTACCGGCCGGCAGCCTGGCCGAGGCCCGGCGCGCCCTGGCCAGGATCCGCGAAGGCGGAGCCCTGCCCAAACTGGTGGTGACCGATCTCGGGCTCCCAGACGGCTCGGGGCTCGAACTGGTCCGCCAGATCAAGGAGGACCCGAGCCTGCGCGCCGTTCCCGTGGTCGTGCTGTCGGGCTCGGCCAGCCCCGAGACCGTGACCGAGGCGTACGCCCTGGGGGCCAACGCGTTTCTGTCGAAGACGCCCGCCGCCGGGGACCTCCTGTCGGCCATGGAGGGGCTGGTCCGGTGCTGGCTTCGGGAGGTGGAGCTGCCGAGCCCTCGGATCGGCGACCGGATCCAGTGGGACCTGACCCGGGCCGTGGGCTACGAGACCCGGGTGGCCCAGATCTATCTGGAGCTGGCCCGGCGGCTCCGGGCGGACCCCGCGGCCCTTCGGTTCTGGCTCGACCTGGCCCTGGCCGAGGGCAACCACGCCAACCTCCTTCGGTTCTTCGAGTCCCTGGTGGAAGCCTGCGACGCGCCCGCGCCCGTGCTCGACCGGCTCGAGGACCAGCTCGCCCAGGTGGAGACCTGCGTGGCCGGGATCGAGATGGGCCTCGGGGCCCGGCCCGAGATGGACCGGGACGGGGCCCTGGAGATCACCCTGCGCATCGAGGAGTGCCCCAGCGAGGAACTGATCCTGGCCGGCCTCGGGATCCTCCTCCCCTGGGCGCCGGCGGCGGTGGCCACCCTGGCCGAGAGCTTGGCCGACCATGCGGCCCACATCGCGGACGGCGTCCGGAGGCTGACCCGGAGGCAGGACCTGTGGGCCCGGGCCCAGGCCTTCCTCACCCGGGCACGGACCGTGCGGGACCGGTTCGCAACGGGACTGACCGACGCCCCCCCCGCTCCGTGA
- a CDS encoding isoamylase early set domain-containing protein yields MHRAACARCARLADGLERLEHALEALGEERPEPPPYLAARVKARLRELPRPGRWRRWWGRFPALRPATTLAALVLAFFVGLLAREVHRLNAVLGERGQVVVIEFADPDAREVRLVGDFNDWGRTPGPVDAVRQGDRWVFRLRLEPGRYQYSFVVDGTKWLPDPNAPGIIPDGFGGRNSVLYVGAERAGIRL; encoded by the coding sequence ATGCATCGGGCTGCGTGCGCCCGGTGCGCTCGGCTGGCGGACGGGTTGGAACGCCTTGAGCACGCGCTGGAGGCCCTGGGCGAGGAGCGGCCGGAGCCGCCGCCGTACCTGGCCGCCCGGGTCAAGGCCCGGCTCCGGGAGCTTCCCCGCCCCGGCCGGTGGAGGCGGTGGTGGGGGCGATTTCCGGCGCTTCGGCCGGCCACCACCCTGGCCGCGTTGGTGCTGGCGTTCTTCGTGGGGCTCCTGGCCCGCGAGGTCCACCGCCTGAACGCCGTGCTCGGCGAGCGGGGACAGGTGGTGGTCATTGAGTTCGCGGACCCCGACGCGCGAGAGGTTCGTCTGGTGGGGGACTTCAACGACTGGGGCCGGACCCCCGGCCCGGTGGACGCCGTGCGGCAGGGGGACCGGTGGGTGTTCCGGCTGCGCCTCGAGCCCGGCCGCTACCAGTACTCGTTCGTGGTGGACGGGACCAAGTGGTTGCCCGATCCCAACGCGCCCGGTATCATCCCCGACGGCTTCGGGGGGCGGAATTCGGTGCTGTACGTGGGGGCGGAGCGGGCCGGCATCCGGTTGTAG
- a CDS encoding TlpA family protein disulfide reductase yields the protein MEKRTARVLWCWVVVLLAGMTIGVATAPAAERYAQGEAFPSLNLPDVEGGRTVDVKDYLSGSVGAVVFMQTSCAACRKELLALKELRERYPGIRVVAISVDSGSPARVKRYREHFGFQFPFLHDPEFKTPGLFGFSFTPALVLVDGAGTIALLKGGYRPGDEKVLETRIRELLAKQ from the coding sequence ATGGAGAAGAGAACGGCGAGGGTCCTGTGGTGCTGGGTGGTGGTCCTTCTGGCGGGCATGACGATCGGGGTGGCGACGGCCCCGGCCGCGGAGCGGTATGCGCAAGGGGAGGCGTTCCCCTCCCTGAATCTGCCGGACGTGGAAGGGGGGCGCACCGTGGACGTGAAGGACTACCTGTCGGGGAGCGTGGGCGCCGTGGTGTTCATGCAGACCTCCTGCGCCGCGTGCCGCAAGGAGCTGCTGGCCCTGAAGGAGCTCCGGGAGAGATATCCCGGCATCCGGGTGGTGGCCATCAGCGTGGACTCGGGCAGTCCCGCCCGGGTAAAGCGCTACAGGGAGCACTTCGGGTTCCAGTTCCCGTTTCTCCACGATCCGGAGTTCAAGACGCCGGGGTTGTTCGGCTTCTCGTTCACGCCCGCGTTGGTGCTGGTGGACGGGGCCGGGACCATCGCGCTGTTGAAGGGGGGCTACCGGCCGGGGGACGAGAAGGTTCTCGAAACGAGGATTCGGGAGCTGCTGGCGAAGCAGTGA
- a CDS encoding peptidase associated/transthyretin-like domain-containing protein has product MGRRGTWVWGAGGLLLLLAAVTAFGSEPAVPPERALYRDVRGRVVDGETGEPAPGVSVSLLYEVTTTDCDGRFVFEKVPLTHTAQVSLRVRSKSGLIIGCVTVDVPVRFYPVAASDGEKFDIVIADPREDEELELRLEPLPSSEVDRYCTACHDTNPCLETATYEDVVKTGKDLRGIVVPEDQVEEYKEKLMMLGLRKQTYSKIRYQDTHPDGMNMEVIPKLDLAEYKGAYQKPEGLDLLDDKYVTCDTCHTRHMPTDQKQYVVMSYEEDSELCLKCHL; this is encoded by the coding sequence ATGGGGCGACGCGGCACGTGGGTGTGGGGCGCGGGGGGGCTGCTGCTTTTGCTGGCCGCTGTCACGGCCTTTGGTTCGGAGCCGGCGGTGCCTCCGGAACGGGCCCTGTACCGCGACGTGCGCGGCCGGGTGGTCGACGGGGAAACCGGGGAGCCGGCGCCCGGCGTTTCGGTGAGCCTGTTGTACGAGGTGACCACCACGGACTGTGACGGCAGGTTCGTGTTCGAGAAGGTTCCCCTCACGCACACGGCCCAGGTGAGCCTGCGGGTGCGCAGCAAGTCGGGGCTGATCATCGGGTGCGTGACCGTGGACGTGCCCGTGCGGTTCTACCCGGTTGCGGCCTCCGACGGCGAAAAGTTCGACATCGTGATCGCGGACCCCCGGGAGGACGAGGAGCTCGAGCTCCGCCTCGAGCCCCTCCCGTCCTCCGAGGTGGATCGGTACTGCACCGCGTGCCACGACACCAACCCCTGCCTCGAAACGGCTACCTATGAGGACGTGGTCAAGACCGGTAAGGATCTGCGGGGGATCGTGGTGCCGGAGGATCAGGTGGAAGAATACAAGGAAAAGCTCATGATGCTCGGTCTGAGAAAACAGACCTACAGCAAGATCCGGTATCAAGACACGCATCCAGACGGAATGAACATGGAGGTCATCCCGAAGCTGGACCTGGCGGAGTATAAGGGAGCCTACCAAAAGCCGGAAGGACTTGATCTTCTGGATGACAAATATGTGACGTGCGATACCTGCCACACGCGCCACATGCCGACGGACCAGAAGCAGTATGTCGTGATGTCGTACGAGGAAGATAGCGAGCTGTGCCTGAAGTGCCATCTGTAG
- a CDS encoding glycosyltransferase family 2 protein: protein MPAVDILMPFRNAGPWIAQAWESLRRQRFPDWRLIAVDDHSRDASAEVLVRAAEGDRRLTLVPGPGRGVAAALNRALEEVSAPVVARMDADDLCHPDRLEALMDALGRNPSWQAVGSRVRLFPVVRVSERMASYLRWQNRLVLPQQIARERYVECTVTHATLAVRTEALVAGGGWWEGDGPEDLDLLLRWHRLGYRVGKVPRVLYLWREHPGRETRRSARMGAGAFRAVKARHLAAELASRGIGHATVFGRGQTLAAWTRALGSRGLGVRGVEWKPGHAEVRWEGVALFCFGAAAVRDRVRRCVPAGVQEGQDYLFVA from the coding sequence GTGCCCGCCGTGGACATCCTCATGCCGTTCCGGAACGCCGGGCCGTGGATCGCCCAGGCCTGGGAGAGCCTGCGGCGTCAGCGGTTCCCCGACTGGCGCCTGATCGCGGTGGACGACCACAGCCGCGACGCCTCGGCCGAGGTTCTGGTCCGGGCGGCCGAGGGCGACCGGAGGTTGACCCTGGTCCCCGGGCCCGGCCGGGGGGTCGCGGCCGCCCTGAACCGGGCCCTGGAGGAGGTGTCGGCGCCGGTGGTGGCCCGCATGGACGCCGACGACCTGTGCCACCCCGACCGGTTGGAGGCGTTGATGGACGCCCTCGGCCGGAACCCCTCCTGGCAAGCGGTGGGGAGCCGGGTGCGGCTGTTCCCGGTCGTCCGGGTGTCGGAGCGCATGGCCTCGTACCTGCGGTGGCAGAACCGTCTGGTCCTTCCCCAGCAGATCGCGCGGGAGCGGTACGTGGAGTGCACCGTGACCCATGCCACCCTGGCGGTCCGCACGGAGGCCCTGGTGGCGGGTGGCGGGTGGTGGGAGGGAGACGGCCCCGAAGACCTGGACCTCCTGCTGCGGTGGCACCGCCTCGGATACCGGGTGGGCAAGGTGCCCCGGGTGCTGTACCTGTGGCGGGAGCACCCGGGTCGCGAGACCCGTCGGTCGGCGCGGATGGGGGCCGGGGCGTTCCGGGCCGTGAAGGCCCGTCACCTGGCCGCCGAGCTGGCCTCCCGTGGCATCGGGCACGCCACGGTGTTCGGCCGGGGGCAGACTCTGGCCGCCTGGACCCGGGCCCTGGGATCCCGGGGCCTGGGGGTCCGGGGGGTCGAGTGGAAACCGGGCCACGCAGAGGTGCGGTGGGAGGGGGTGGCGCTGTTTTGCTTCGGGGCTGCCGCGGTGCGCGACCGGGTGCGACGGTGTGTGCCGGCCGGCGTGCAGGAAGGGCAGGACTACCTGTTCGTGGCCTGA
- a CDS encoding ligand-binding sensor domain-containing protein has protein sequence MQEDIARVLPPPIPEEVRQPKPRKEPAPPPAAEAAGGARAEPEAAGEPEEERAAAVPDVRVVQRYTTENGLPSNRITALYVDDTDAWVGTADAGVARLNFEEGNWIITKVEDGLASNRVTDIIKYRGLVFVGTQEGISIWDGVSWRTEDKVGKVKLVNTVFRIHEGLLWVAARTMHGGLLTFDGERWKDKSTIKPGTVLNNVSDFAFSDGTLWIGTTNRGVYRFDGKGWKSFTVADGIASNFVYTLAVRGGTCYLGGCCGVSVYENGSWKIYDIAEGLPHSTVNAIAVDGGLVWFGSKKGLALFDGFEFTNFYSEDGLTDDRITSLFVKGKEVWVGTANGLNRLEKSY, from the coding sequence GTGCAGGAGGACATCGCGCGGGTCCTGCCCCCGCCCATACCCGAGGAGGTTCGGCAGCCGAAGCCCCGGAAGGAGCCGGCGCCTCCCCCGGCGGCAGAGGCGGCCGGGGGCGCGCGGGCTGAGCCCGAGGCCGCTGGGGAGCCCGAGGAGGAGAGGGCGGCGGCGGTTCCGGATGTGCGGGTCGTGCAGCGGTACACCACGGAAAACGGGCTCCCTTCGAACCGGATCACCGCGCTCTACGTGGACGACACGGACGCCTGGGTGGGCACGGCGGACGCCGGCGTGGCCCGGCTCAATTTCGAGGAGGGCAACTGGATCATCACCAAGGTGGAGGACGGCCTCGCCTCGAACCGGGTCACCGACATCATCAAGTACCGGGGGCTCGTGTTCGTGGGCACCCAGGAGGGCATCAGCATCTGGGACGGGGTGTCCTGGAGGACCGAGGACAAGGTGGGCAAGGTCAAGCTGGTGAACACGGTGTTTCGTATCCACGAAGGTCTCCTCTGGGTGGCGGCGCGCACCATGCACGGCGGGCTTCTCACGTTCGACGGGGAGAGATGGAAGGACAAGAGCACGATCAAGCCGGGAACCGTGCTCAACAACGTGTCCGACTTTGCGTTTTCGGACGGCACCTTGTGGATCGGCACCACCAACCGGGGGGTCTACCGGTTCGACGGCAAGGGGTGGAAGAGTTTCACGGTGGCCGACGGCATCGCGAGCAACTTCGTGTACACCCTGGCGGTACGAGGGGGCACCTGCTACCTGGGCGGATGTTGCGGGGTGAGCGTGTATGAGAACGGCTCGTGGAAGATCTACGACATCGCCGAGGGCCTGCCCCACTCCACGGTGAACGCGATCGCGGTGGACGGGGGGTTGGTCTGGTTCGGATCCAAGAAGGGGCTGGCCCTCTTCGACGGGTTCGAGTTCACGAACTTCTACTCGGAAGACGGACTGACCGACGACCGGATCACCAGCCTGTTCGTCAAGGGCAAAGAGGTGTGGGTGGGGACGGCCAACGGGTTGAATCGGCTCGAGAAGAGCTACTGA
- a CDS encoding RNA polymerase sigma factor produces MDSHGYFDTDSELAVRALNGDRDAFGSLIEKYQGPIYRFALHFFQDPSRAEDVTQDTFLRAYRFLHTYDPSRRFATWLFTIARNQCIDRHRDKVRRDEVDSDSVSPLALLAHRPQTDPLDQLLRREDWSRLMRTLRDLPEKYKTPLVLCYLEGLPYQEIADIVGISLNNVKIRIFRAKKMILRRLGLLDGEGP; encoded by the coding sequence ATGGACTCGCACGGGTATTTCGACACGGATTCGGAGCTGGCGGTCCGGGCCCTGAACGGGGACCGGGACGCCTTTGGCTCCCTGATCGAGAAGTACCAGGGGCCCATCTACCGGTTCGCCCTGCACTTCTTCCAGGACCCCTCCCGGGCCGAGGACGTGACCCAGGACACGTTCCTGCGGGCCTACCGCTTCCTCCACACCTACGACCCGTCCCGGCGGTTCGCCACCTGGCTGTTCACCATCGCACGAAACCAGTGTATCGACCGGCACCGGGACAAAGTACGTAGGGACGAGGTCGACAGCGACAGCGTGAGCCCCCTTGCCCTGCTCGCACACCGGCCCCAGACCGACCCGTTGGACCAGCTGCTCCGGCGGGAGGACTGGAGCCGGCTGATGAGAACCCTTCGGGACCTGCCCGAGAAATACAAGACCCCCCTCGTCCTGTGTTACCTGGAGGGGTTGCCCTACCAGGAGATCGCCGACATCGTGGGGATCTCGCTCAACAACGTGAAGATCCGGATCTTTCGGGCGAAGAAGATGATCTTGAGGCGGCTGGGGCTGCTCGACGGGGAAGGACCATGA